A genomic window from Anthocerotibacter panamensis C109 includes:
- a CDS encoding ExbD/TolR family protein, whose amino-acid sequence MAIQAGGRRGGRRGGFNEINITPLTDVFLVLVIILLITAPLIQNSGLKVELPSSSSGDKGETKSLIVGVGADGKFAVNGTVVSPNALLSAIQREAKATSQKVLVVQADGNAKQKDVVKVMDSARQAGLQKLVVATQQKN is encoded by the coding sequence ATGGCTATTCAAGCGGGCGGACGGCGCGGTGGCCGACGCGGTGGTTTTAACGAGATCAATATCACGCCTCTGACAGACGTTTTTTTGGTATTGGTTATTATCCTGCTCATCACAGCTCCTCTGATTCAGAACTCGGGCCTCAAAGTGGAATTACCGAGTTCGAGTTCGGGAGATAAAGGTGAAACCAAGAGCTTAATTGTGGGCGTGGGTGCGGACGGCAAGTTCGCAGTCAACGGCACGGTCGTCAGCCCCAATGCGCTCTTGTCGGCGATTCAGCGTGAAGCCAAAGCCACCAGTCAGAAAGTGCTGGTGGTGCAGGCGGACGGCAACGCCAAACAAAAAGATGTCGTGAAGGTGATGGATTCGGCTAGACAGGCAGGTTTGCAGAAACTGGTCGTCGCCACGCAGCAGAAGAATTGA
- a CDS encoding MotA/TolQ/ExbB proton channel family protein — protein sequence MFADLIRFILNDWWISFPMLAASVLTVAVIFERALYYNRNQKDVEQLTQRLQRDLEQGNYTQAQYTAGLVGGVIGGVAEDGVRLLASRTADFNTAFDIRMNLGMRKLEKNLSVLGTIGAITPFVGLLGTVVGILRSFQTYAEAGATSNALAKEIGFALIATATGLIIAIIAVVAYNVFNSLAARFDDDLQQIKLLFLSFTGQPTAPVAESLTSPLSAPSLETKPFPKDLL from the coding sequence ATGTTTGCTGACCTCATCCGTTTCATCCTCAATGACTGGTGGATCTCCTTTCCTATGTTGGCGGCCTCGGTCCTGACTGTGGCGGTCATCTTCGAGCGCGCCCTCTACTACAACCGTAATCAGAAGGATGTTGAGCAGTTGACCCAGCGCCTGCAACGCGACTTGGAGCAAGGGAATTACACTCAGGCCCAGTACACAGCAGGTCTGGTCGGGGGCGTCATCGGAGGCGTAGCTGAGGATGGGGTCCGCCTGCTCGCTTCCCGGACGGCTGACTTTAATACTGCCTTCGACATTCGCATGAACTTGGGGATGCGAAAACTGGAGAAGAACCTCTCCGTGTTGGGGACCATCGGGGCTATCACTCCCTTCGTCGGCCTGTTGGGTACCGTCGTTGGTATCCTGCGCTCCTTCCAGACCTATGCCGAAGCAGGAGCCACCAGCAATGCCCTGGCTAAGGAAATCGGGTTCGCCCTGATCGCTACTGCTACGGGTCTCATCATTGCGATCATCGCGGTCGTTGCCTATAACGTCTTTAACAGTCTGGCGGCCCGCTTTGATGACGACCTGCAACAGATCAAACTCCTGTTCCTGAGTTTTACCGGACAGCCTACAGCCCCGGTCGCAGAGTCGCTCACCAGCCCCCTCAGCGCTCCGTCCCTGGAGACTAAGCCGTTTCCGAAGGATTTGCTCTAA
- a CDS encoding fumarylacetoacetate hydrolase family protein → MLTVRFQRRVEEPSSPTPVQHGVWEDDHIQTATESFTLDEVTLLPPCQPTKIIGVGKNYADHAQEMGGQVPAEPLLFLKVPSSLTAPGQPIVLPQVSQMVHYEGELAVVIGKLASRVPIETAQEYIAGYTCGNDVTARDFQRKDNQWTRAKGFDSFCPLGPCLRPGPLDPATRLETRLNGKIVQSAPISQMVFSPYFLVAYISQIMTLYPGDVILTGTPAGVGSLSPGDLVNITIEGIGTLTNPVISGP, encoded by the coding sequence GTGCTCACCGTGCGCTTTCAACGACGTGTCGAGGAACCATCCTCCCCAACCCCAGTCCAGCATGGGGTCTGGGAAGATGACCATATTCAGACGGCTACGGAGTCCTTCACGCTCGATGAGGTGACCCTGTTGCCGCCCTGCCAGCCCACAAAGATCATCGGCGTGGGCAAGAACTATGCTGACCACGCCCAGGAAATGGGCGGTCAGGTCCCCGCTGAACCCCTACTCTTTCTAAAAGTCCCCTCCTCCCTCACCGCCCCCGGCCAGCCCATTGTCCTGCCCCAAGTCTCCCAAATGGTTCACTACGAGGGCGAATTGGCCGTGGTCATCGGAAAACTTGCCTCCCGCGTCCCGATCGAGACAGCCCAGGAATACATTGCAGGCTACACCTGCGGCAATGATGTGACTGCCCGTGACTTCCAGCGCAAGGACAACCAGTGGACCCGCGCCAAGGGCTTTGATAGCTTCTGCCCCCTCGGGCCATGCTTGCGCCCCGGCCCCCTTGACCCTGCAACCCGCCTGGAGACCCGCCTGAACGGCAAGATCGTCCAATCGGCTCCCATCAGCCAGATGGTTTTCTCGCCCTATTTTCTGGTCGCCTATATCAGCCAGATCATGACCCTCTACCCCGGCGATGTCATTCTGACCGGGACTCCGGCGGGGGTTGGTTCCCTAAGCCCCGGAGATCTGGTAAACATCACTATTGAAGGCATCGGGACCTTGACCAACCCCGTGATCAGCGGCCCGTAG
- a CDS encoding response regulator transcription factor, producing MRREKVLLIEKHAYYRLRFAQALLSQEYDVVCYTSARNFDERIQCETPYLLILDMGEDGINPYDVCRHCQDFYPWMPILLTIDRKEPIEPLERRFAINQGATDILVKRVNQLEVLLQRVHDLLRPGTQVNQRALLSSYAAEVPPVSLEAP from the coding sequence ATGCGTCGAGAAAAAGTGTTGCTGATCGAGAAGCACGCATATTACCGTCTGCGCTTTGCTCAGGCGTTGCTCTCCCAAGAATATGATGTTGTCTGCTATACTTCAGCGCGTAATTTCGACGAACGTATCCAGTGTGAAACGCCCTATCTACTGATTCTAGACATGGGTGAAGACGGCATCAATCCTTACGATGTCTGCCGCCACTGCCAGGATTTTTATCCGTGGATGCCGATCCTCCTCACGATTGACCGCAAAGAGCCCATTGAGCCCTTAGAACGGCGCTTCGCCATCAATCAAGGTGCGACCGATATCCTAGTCAAGCGGGTGAATCAGTTAGAAGTGCTGCTACAGCGCGTTCACGACTTGTTGCGCCCCGGCACCCAAGTCAACCAACGAGCACTCCTCTCGTCCTATGCCGCTGAGGTGCCACCAGTTTCCTTAGAGGCTCCCTAG
- a CDS encoding response regulator has translation MEARKIVLIDSSQASRRLFTLALRSQGYEVLAAAHTEGIEQTLALHRPGLLLLDMKLQGASPYDICGRLRTQFPTVPIVLLAERDTAIQPVEQRWAVSRGATDLLLKSLDNLEPILLRVNQLVRSLSIVDRTALLSALQTLQSANLPATNPTPQHQPPTNPGKASTPKSGGLLTNLQNAWNALQTKAPEVPEMTTEVAEVRYRGTIIRQAIAVEPALELVQLPSPPVPVDNWLPASTAQFEAPALTHEPVDPWFPAPADAPGSVSAPSSQINESTDEDPDPTQPRRRRRRDTSNTTYNFRSSRAIRT, from the coding sequence GTGGAAGCGCGCAAAATAGTCTTAATTGACAGCTCACAGGCAAGTAGGCGTCTTTTTACGCTGGCACTGCGCTCTCAGGGATACGAGGTGCTGGCTGCCGCGCATACCGAAGGCATCGAACAGACCCTCGCGCTCCATCGCCCTGGCCTCCTATTACTAGATATGAAGCTTCAAGGAGCGAGCCCCTATGATATCTGCGGTCGTTTGCGCACGCAGTTCCCAACCGTTCCCATCGTTTTGTTGGCGGAGCGCGACACGGCGATCCAGCCAGTGGAGCAACGCTGGGCGGTTAGCCGGGGAGCTACTGACTTGCTGCTCAAGTCCCTGGACAACCTCGAACCCATCTTGCTGCGGGTCAACCAATTGGTGCGCTCGCTCTCGATAGTGGACCGTACAGCTCTTCTATCAGCGCTCCAGACGCTCCAATCTGCCAATCTACCTGCCACTAACCCAACACCCCAGCATCAACCTCCCACCAATCCGGGCAAAGCCTCTACTCCTAAGTCAGGGGGCTTGCTCACCAACTTGCAGAATGCCTGGAATGCTCTTCAGACCAAAGCTCCTGAGGTACCTGAGATGACTACAGAAGTCGCGGAGGTGCGCTATCGGGGTACGATTATTCGTCAAGCTATCGCTGTTGAACCTGCACTGGAACTGGTTCAGTTGCCTTCTCCACCCGTCCCCGTTGACAACTGGCTACCGGCGTCCACAGCACAGTTTGAGGCTCCAGCCCTGACCCATGAACCGGTCGATCCTTGGTTTCCTGCTCCCGCAGATGCGCCCGGTTCCGTATCGGCTCCTTCGTCACAAATCAATGAATCTACGGATGAAGATCCAGATCCAACACAGCCGCGCCGCCGCAGACGCCGGGATACAAGCAATACTACCTATAATTTCCGCAGTTCGCGAGCTATCCGTACCTGA
- a CDS encoding DUF3134 family protein: MRNPTLREEPRYEKAAILPTTHRESILEWLQSKGRVVARQSVETSLLDDEEEIEELFDEDADDVIDVDED, translated from the coding sequence ATGCGCAATCCGACGCTTCGGGAAGAACCCCGCTACGAAAAAGCAGCCATCTTACCGACGACTCACCGCGAGAGTATTCTGGAGTGGTTACAGAGTAAGGGCCGGGTTGTAGCTCGTCAGAGTGTTGAGACATCGCTGCTTGACGACGAGGAAGAAATTGAAGAACTGTTCGACGAAGATGCCGATGATGTCATTGACGTTGACGAGGATTGA
- a CDS encoding ferredoxin reductase domain-containing protein — MAHATARTGEIPVNTYRPNAPYKGKAVYVERLTPDDSPNDVRHIVLDLKGGDLTYLEGQSIGIVPPGTDAKGKPHKLRLYSIASTRTGDDGGDGTVALCVKRVVYIHPETKEEVRGVASNFLCDLQPEDDVLITGPVGKNFLLPEDPTANLVLIATGTGIAPFRAFLKHIYEELPVPWQGKVWLFFGVQTSVDVLYKDMYEKFEASQPNFTLSLAISREQKNVKGEKMYVQNRIAEHTEELWSWLEAGNTYTYICGLRGMENGIDAAFSEVATARGQDWSKVQYDLKQAGFWHVETY, encoded by the coding sequence ATGGCCCACGCGACTGCCCGAACTGGGGAAATACCTGTCAATACCTACCGGCCCAATGCCCCTTACAAGGGCAAGGCAGTCTATGTGGAGCGCTTGACGCCTGATGATAGCCCTAACGATGTCCGCCATATTGTGCTGGACTTGAAGGGTGGCGATCTGACTTATCTCGAAGGACAGAGTATCGGTATTGTCCCACCGGGCACAGATGCTAAGGGCAAGCCCCACAAATTGCGCCTGTATTCCATCGCTTCGACCCGCACGGGCGATGATGGCGGTGATGGCACGGTCGCCCTCTGCGTAAAGCGGGTGGTCTATATCCATCCTGAGACGAAAGAAGAAGTGCGCGGCGTGGCTTCCAACTTCTTGTGCGACCTCCAACCTGAAGATGACGTTCTCATCACCGGGCCGGTGGGCAAGAACTTCTTGTTGCCAGAAGACCCCACCGCCAATCTGGTGTTGATTGCCACAGGTACGGGCATCGCTCCGTTCCGGGCCTTCCTCAAGCACATCTATGAGGAGCTTCCGGTTCCTTGGCAGGGTAAAGTCTGGTTATTTTTTGGGGTCCAGACTTCAGTGGATGTCCTTTACAAGGACATGTACGAAAAGTTTGAAGCGTCTCAACCTAACTTCACACTATCCCTAGCCATCTCTCGGGAGCAAAAGAATGTGAAGGGAGAAAAAATGTACGTTCAAAACCGCATCGCCGAGCACACCGAGGAGCTTTGGTCCTGGCTCGAAGCGGGGAACACCTACACCTACATCTGCGGTCTGCGTGGTATGGAGAACGGTATTGATGCCGCCTTCTCTGAGGTAGCCACTGCTCGGGGCCAAGACTGGTCTAAAGTTCAATACGACCTGAAGCAAGCCGGTTTCTGGCACGTAGAAACATACTAA
- a CDS encoding carboxypeptidase regulatory-like domain-containing protein: MAVSGSPATGIQVEVRRGPISPVTRVGVDNTAPMPEARVRVVNQTRKEVAQAVTDAQGRSTVRLAPGTYEVMVMNCAGIRVGASEPVEATVTADAMTPVRIECDTGIR, encoded by the coding sequence ATGGCAGTATCTGGGAGTCCAGCTACAGGCATTCAGGTTGAGGTCCGTCGGGGGCCGATTTCTCCGGTGACGCGGGTGGGGGTGGACAACACCGCTCCCATGCCCGAAGCGAGAGTGCGGGTCGTGAATCAGACGCGTAAGGAGGTAGCCCAAGCGGTGACGGATGCTCAGGGGCGCTCCACTGTCCGCCTCGCGCCAGGAACCTACGAGGTCATGGTCATGAATTGCGCGGGTATTCGTGTGGGTGCGTCGGAGCCCGTAGAGGCTACAGTCACAGCCGATGCTATGACCCCGGTGCGTATTGAATGTGACACGGGTATTCGTTAG
- a CDS encoding SPOR domain-containing protein gives MSPGELPKTSDPACQSGLVLQLREFTDEELIGFALANPQEGRYLLCLYCRYRSLVESIVTSSQQSQVMAGTVWVQVRRRLDRLNVQENKFLSWLTALSADTLTQVLRGNQKLLTTVSAANPVVLAYIDQALQQLSPPQRFVVILHDAYQWSLAQIKSWMADQQWNLPVNQIASSLQQARQVLIATLPLDLRTLFWNTQDDLDEQLQLTLQGLEFDLDLEREGFRQWYSQQGTHLAAPTSRGLLIGGAVAALLALGIPLGWQGISHLQEDPALDSLAGLSPSAAQQNIPVQPEEQKAQQNIPVQPEEQKEASSPQAAPIARPALQKPAPNKIVPPTVSAAAAPPKPQTIIPPLEAKPRTTIVPAASRPAPVTANGTVASPTLSDSHAMARVLVVATTSEQVRQIKKQFPRSFSKTCSGSPCLQVGAFKASANAEQLANQLRAQGYTVNIDHPLELGSIHSK, from the coding sequence ATGTCCCCAGGTGAACTCCCTAAAACCAGTGATCCCGCCTGCCAGTCGGGGCTTGTGCTTCAATTGCGAGAATTCACCGACGAAGAACTGATTGGCTTTGCTCTGGCTAATCCGCAGGAAGGCCGCTACCTCCTCTGTCTCTACTGCCGCTACCGCTCCTTGGTGGAATCCATCGTCACTTCCAGTCAACAATCTCAGGTTATGGCCGGAACCGTGTGGGTCCAGGTCCGTCGTCGCCTTGACCGCTTAAATGTGCAGGAGAATAAATTTTTAAGCTGGCTGACAGCCCTCAGTGCGGACACGCTCACGCAAGTCCTGCGGGGCAATCAAAAACTGTTGACGACCGTTTCTGCCGCAAACCCAGTGGTGCTCGCCTACATCGACCAAGCCCTCCAGCAGTTATCCCCGCCGCAGCGCTTCGTGGTGATCCTCCATGACGCCTACCAATGGTCCCTCGCGCAAATCAAAAGCTGGATGGCGGACCAGCAATGGAATTTGCCGGTCAATCAAATCGCCTCTTCGCTCCAGCAAGCGCGTCAGGTCCTCATAGCCACGCTCCCCCTCGATCTCAGAACGCTTTTCTGGAATACTCAGGACGACCTAGACGAGCAGTTGCAGCTTACCTTGCAGGGCTTGGAATTTGACCTCGACCTAGAGCGAGAAGGATTCCGCCAGTGGTACAGCCAGCAGGGGACTCATCTCGCTGCTCCTACCTCTCGGGGTCTTCTGATCGGGGGAGCCGTGGCCGCGCTTCTCGCTTTAGGGATTCCCTTGGGCTGGCAAGGAATTAGCCACCTACAAGAAGATCCAGCCTTGGACTCCCTGGCAGGGCTCTCTCCATCTGCCGCGCAACAGAATATCCCAGTCCAGCCGGAGGAGCAGAAAGCGCAACAGAATATCCCAGTCCAGCCGGAGGAGCAGAAAGAGGCCAGCAGTCCTCAAGCTGCACCCATTGCCCGTCCTGCCCTCCAAAAACCAGCACCCAATAAGATTGTGCCTCCAACTGTCTCTGCCGCAGCGGCTCCTCCTAAGCCTCAAACCATCATTCCTCCTCTGGAGGCCAAGCCTCGGACCACTATAGTCCCGGCTGCGTCACGCCCCGCTCCGGTCACGGCTAATGGCACAGTTGCCAGTCCCACGCTCTCTGACAGCCATGCGATGGCCCGAGTGCTCGTTGTCGCTACCACGTCGGAACAGGTCCGCCAGATCAAAAAACAGTTCCCGCGCAGTTTTTCAAAGACTTGTTCCGGCTCCCCCTGTCTACAGGTCGGAGCCTTTAAGGCCAGTGCTAACGCAGAGCAATTAGCCAATCAGTTGCGAGCCCAGGGCTATACCGTGAATATAGACCACCCCCTGGAATTAGGGTCTATTCATTCTAAATAG
- a CDS encoding iron uptake porin has translation MKKVSVLKGLASVLSLSVLSALVPVQAQNADSALIDQYAQGLGSSTISQVSSVSELTDVDPNSFAFQALKSLVERYGCIEGYPSKVYLGNKALTRYEFAAGLNACLEKVNELIAAGTADKVTKDDLAALQRLQEEFKAELATLRGRVDALEAKVKELESQQFSTTTKLDGSVVFAVQGGGTSSGDTYLAPGQSPAFGDRFGTTAVPGNSPNTTFVARTSLNLRTSFTGSDELLIRLRGVTGQDISNSFTGIANGLGTLFYAGGPAGAFDGSSTGPVPTNGLSTVTFDKVRYTTPLFGDNFRIFIGPRIDIFEFIDTNSFANNEEVDFSSGFFINNPLVTFIFTGPGGGLDWEISDNFSIRGIYISGQGGSSTAPGGFANANNYIVAGEAEFRSGTAKLKLQYASFTEVLAGGSLLGAPLFGGISRTATIAGGVNAEWAVTPSFGIFGRYGFAQSYVLSGGAGVDYRANNGGIGSTTWQVGASIGDIFVPGSVLGIAGGQPIRAFGTASVAGVATNLAPSGTEFDIEAFYKFPINDRLTLTPDIQIITQPGNISGNPTITVGTLRAVFTF, from the coding sequence ATGAAAAAAGTTTCCGTACTTAAGGGGCTAGCCAGTGTGCTTAGTCTCTCTGTTTTGTCTGCGTTGGTGCCAGTGCAGGCACAAAACGCTGACTCTGCCCTTATCGACCAATATGCCCAGGGGTTGGGCAGCAGTACCATCAGCCAAGTCAGCTCGGTATCTGAACTGACCGACGTAGACCCCAATAGTTTTGCTTTCCAAGCCCTCAAGTCTCTCGTTGAGCGCTATGGTTGCATCGAAGGCTATCCCTCCAAGGTCTACCTCGGGAACAAAGCCCTCACCCGCTATGAATTTGCTGCCGGTCTCAATGCCTGCCTTGAAAAAGTTAATGAACTGATCGCAGCGGGTACCGCCGACAAGGTGACTAAGGACGACTTGGCTGCTCTGCAACGGCTCCAAGAAGAGTTCAAAGCGGAACTAGCAACCCTCCGGGGTCGTGTAGACGCGCTTGAAGCCAAAGTCAAAGAGCTGGAGAGCCAGCAGTTCTCCACTACTACCAAGCTTGATGGTTCGGTGGTCTTTGCCGTCCAAGGAGGCGGGACAAGCTCTGGAGACACCTACCTTGCTCCTGGTCAAAGCCCTGCTTTCGGAGACCGGTTTGGTACTACTGCGGTGCCGGGGAATAGTCCCAACACGACTTTCGTAGCCCGGACCAGCCTAAACCTACGCACCAGCTTTACCGGCTCTGACGAATTGCTCATCCGCCTGCGCGGGGTCACCGGTCAGGACATCAGCAATAGCTTCACCGGGATTGCCAACGGTTTGGGGACTTTGTTCTATGCGGGTGGCCCTGCCGGAGCCTTCGATGGTTCTTCCACAGGACCTGTTCCTACCAATGGCCTCTCCACAGTCACCTTTGACAAGGTCCGCTACACCACACCCTTGTTCGGTGATAATTTCCGCATCTTCATCGGCCCGCGTATCGATATCTTCGAATTCATCGACACCAACTCCTTCGCCAACAACGAAGAGGTTGACTTCTCCAGCGGCTTCTTCATCAACAACCCGTTGGTCACCTTTATCTTCACCGGTCCTGGCGGCGGTCTGGATTGGGAGATCTCCGATAACTTTAGCATTCGGGGTATCTATATCTCTGGGCAGGGTGGTTCCTCCACTGCTCCCGGTGGTTTTGCCAACGCCAACAACTACATCGTGGCCGGGGAAGCTGAATTCCGTAGCGGTACCGCCAAGCTGAAACTCCAGTACGCCTCCTTCACGGAAGTGCTGGCGGGCGGTTCCTTGCTGGGTGCGCCTCTGTTCGGTGGCATCAGCCGGACGGCGACCATTGCCGGGGGTGTCAACGCAGAATGGGCGGTGACCCCCAGCTTCGGGATCTTCGGGCGCTATGGCTTTGCCCAGTCCTACGTCCTCTCGGGCGGTGCAGGCGTCGACTACCGCGCGAATAATGGCGGCATCGGCTCTACCACTTGGCAGGTAGGCGCGTCCATCGGGGATATTTTCGTTCCTGGTAGCGTTCTGGGGATCGCAGGCGGTCAGCCCATCCGCGCCTTCGGTACAGCCTCAGTTGCTGGAGTAGCAACCAACCTTGCTCCTTCAGGTACGGAGTTTGATATCGAGGCATTTTACAAGTTCCCCATCAATGACCGGCTCACCCTGACCCCGGACATCCAGATCATCACCCAGCCCGGTAACATCTCGGGCAACCCCACGATCACCGTGGGTACATTGCGGGCTGTCTTCACCTTCTAG
- the murB gene encoding UDP-N-acetylmuramate dehydrogenase translates to MFTPRAQVSLAPFTAYHVGGKAQWFSQPRDLVEVHQALAWAKEQAVPVTVLGAGTNLLISDQGISGLVLHLRQLQGICWGQGGQIRVAAGESLASLVWQSARRGWHGLEWAVGIPGSVGGAVVMNAGAHGWETQQVLHAVEVVDRLGNHRRLSLADLEFGYRHSTFQDRDWIVLAVELQLEAGQDAQLLLHQVETYNRHRHQTQPQGFPNCGSVFRNPAERAAGWFLEHAGLKGYRIGGAEVACLHANFILNRERAKAEDIWFLMRHMHGEVQARWNIHLEQEVKLLGKFP, encoded by the coding sequence ATGTTCACACCCCGAGCCCAGGTCTCCCTCGCCCCCTTCACCGCCTATCATGTAGGCGGTAAAGCCCAGTGGTTTAGCCAGCCACGCGACCTCGTCGAAGTCCATCAGGCCCTGGCCTGGGCCAAGGAGCAAGCGGTCCCCGTCACTGTGCTTGGGGCTGGCACCAATCTGCTCATCAGTGACCAAGGCATCTCCGGTCTCGTTCTCCACCTACGCCAACTCCAGGGTATTTGCTGGGGCCAAGGAGGCCAGATTCGGGTAGCGGCAGGAGAATCTTTGGCAAGTCTTGTCTGGCAGAGTGCCCGCCGTGGCTGGCACGGTCTGGAGTGGGCGGTGGGTATTCCTGGGTCTGTGGGTGGAGCAGTGGTCATGAATGCAGGAGCCCATGGCTGGGAGACACAGCAGGTATTGCATGCTGTCGAAGTAGTGGATCGCCTAGGGAACCACCGCAGACTCAGCCTTGCAGATCTGGAGTTCGGCTATCGCCACTCCACTTTTCAAGACCGCGATTGGATTGTCTTGGCCGTCGAACTCCAGCTAGAAGCAGGGCAGGACGCCCAACTCCTCTTGCACCAAGTCGAAACCTACAACCGCCACCGCCACCAAACCCAGCCGCAGGGTTTTCCCAATTGCGGTAGCGTATTTAGAAACCCTGCTGAGCGAGCAGCGGGCTGGTTTTTAGAACATGCTGGACTCAAGGGCTATCGCATCGGTGGCGCTGAGGTCGCCTGTCTTCATGCCAATTTCATCCTCAATCGAGAACGCGCCAAAGCCGAAGATATCTGGTTCCTCATGAGGCATATGCACGGCGAAGTCCAAGCCCGGTGGAACATCCATCTGGAACAAGAGGTCAAGCTCCTCGGTAAATTCCCCTAG
- the murC gene encoding UDP-N-acetylmuramate--L-alanine ligase, giving the protein MSNGVVGVDMIQPGWAIYKSWHFIGIGGIGMSALAYLLAKRGARVSGSDLRPNSQTERLSKLGVTIHYGHCAENLDAPPPQRVVYSTAINPTNPEYVKAQQEQIPLLHRAQVLAGFAQGLKAIGVCGTHGKTTTSSMIACLLTDSGLDPTVLIGGEVTALGGNARHGDGEHLVAEVDESDRSLVLFHPQIAVVTNIEADHLDHYRDLEDIVGAFIQFVRQSKEAVLCLDCPHTARHLTALDTPWTGYSLKNHPDARYTLGQVAYHWDHTEAEVLEAEQVLGVLKLRVTGPHNLSNALAAVAVGRHLGLVWEEISASLGRFQGAQRRFQKYPESNGVLYIDDYAHHPSEIAATLSAACLSQRRVVAVFQPHRYSRTQALLSEFATCFAGADEVVLTEIYSAGEANCFGVSGRQLAEAVAQEHPCVQFCANLAQVRDHLTATLKSGDIALFLGAGDLNTVIPALLQVPVYS; this is encoded by the coding sequence ATGAGTAACGGTGTGGTGGGAGTGGACATGATTCAACCAGGGTGGGCCATCTACAAATCCTGGCACTTCATTGGCATCGGTGGGATTGGGATGTCAGCCCTTGCCTATCTTTTAGCTAAACGGGGAGCACGGGTTTCCGGGTCCGACCTCAGACCCAACAGTCAGACCGAGCGGCTGAGTAAACTGGGGGTGACCATCCACTATGGTCACTGTGCCGAAAACTTAGACGCTCCTCCCCCGCAACGGGTCGTCTACTCCACCGCTATCAACCCCACCAATCCCGAATACGTCAAAGCCCAGCAAGAGCAGATCCCGCTGTTACACCGCGCTCAAGTCCTGGCTGGGTTCGCGCAAGGGCTCAAGGCTATCGGCGTCTGCGGCACCCACGGCAAGACGACCACCAGCAGCATGATTGCCTGTCTGCTGACCGACAGTGGTCTCGATCCTACGGTCCTCATTGGGGGTGAAGTCACCGCCCTCGGCGGCAATGCCCGCCATGGCGACGGAGAGCATTTGGTAGCTGAAGTAGATGAATCGGACCGCTCCTTGGTGCTTTTTCATCCGCAGATAGCCGTCGTCACCAATATTGAGGCGGACCACCTAGACCACTACCGCGACCTAGAAGACATTGTCGGGGCCTTCATTCAGTTTGTCCGCCAGAGCAAAGAAGCGGTGCTCTGTCTTGACTGCCCGCACACAGCTCGCCATCTCACTGCGCTGGACACCCCCTGGACCGGTTATAGCCTCAAAAACCACCCAGACGCCCGCTATACCTTAGGCCAAGTCGCCTACCATTGGGACCATACCGAAGCCGAAGTGCTCGAAGCAGAGCAGGTTTTAGGGGTGCTCAAACTCCGCGTGACTGGCCCGCATAACCTCAGCAATGCCCTGGCCGCCGTTGCTGTTGGTCGCCATCTGGGGCTAGTTTGGGAAGAAATTAGCGCGAGCTTGGGCCGCTTCCAGGGTGCTCAACGCCGCTTTCAGAAGTACCCAGAGTCCAATGGGGTGCTCTATATCGATGACTACGCGCATCACCCCAGCGAAATTGCTGCGACTTTGTCCGCTGCCTGCCTCTCACAAAGGCGGGTAGTAGCCGTGTTCCAGCCCCATCGCTATAGCCGGACCCAAGCGTTACTCTCAGAATTTGCCACCTGCTTTGCGGGGGCTGATGAGGTCGTCTTGACGGAGATCTACAGTGCTGGAGAGGCCAATTGCTTCGGGGTGAGCGGCAGACAACTGGCCGAAGCTGTAGCTCAAGAACATCCCTGCGTACAGTTTTGTGCGAATCTTGCTCAGGTGCGCGACCATCTGACGGCAACCCTCAAATCTGGGGATATCGCTCTTTTTTTAGGGGCGGGAGACCTCAACACCGTCATCCCCGCCCTGCTCCAGGTCCCTGTCTACTCCTGA